Part of the Uloborus diversus isolate 005 chromosome 9, Udiv.v.3.1, whole genome shotgun sequence genome is shown below.
taggtagagaaggaagaaaggacgtTTGCCACACTTTGGAATTTAGCAATATTTTggctatatgaaaaaaaaaaattttacttctagTATATGTTTGTTATGTTATTGTTTAGACCTGAAAGGTTAAAGTTGCAACAATAACTGCAGAGTAGGTAAAGAAGTAAAAATGGCAAGCTTTGCATTCcttattgcaaccctactcttGCCAATTTTCGATTGAAACTAATTATAGGAGGCGTTACCTCTGATTattggctgctgaaagaagtaaaaccaagacccacccacttaccTAGGATGTGATCTGTCCtgtgagacatctgccttgatcgcacaaaattaaaatgttttacctctttggctaatttcttaaattccaaggtgaTGTATTCAAAATCTAAAACCAATGACGCACTTGCAAATTCTGTTCCAACTTTCCTCTCCATATGACCCCTTCACAAAAATGGACAATTTGGAAACAAGGCGGAGCAAAGGGTCAACTCTTCATGGACAGATTTTAGTATAgttagagcaaacctaacctggcagtgtcttAATATTGTGGCTAGGATCTGAGTAGCCTTCACAGTGTAACCAGGAAAGGTTTGTCCCAACTGTATAtaccttcttcttctttttttgtggaaaatttacTCATGAGATTTCTtagatttcaaattaatttctagTTGTTCATTTAAGGTATGTGGATTTTCATCACTCTCCTACCCACAATGATGCTCCTTAGTCGTCCAGATTACTCCCCTTTCACCATCAGAGATTACCTTGGTTTTGGTCTGTGGGCGTTTGGATTCACATTTGAAGTTGTTGCTGATTTCCAAAAGTCTGTTTTTTGCAATATTCCAGAAAATAAGGTGTGTATCGTCATAACATAACTGATTCTGCTTAAAAATGTATCATATTTTTTAGTACAGCTCAGATGATAGAGGTTTAATAGAATATttggttattttctttttatttttgcatatatttttatttttatttaaaataagcacatagcttaaatgtattttaaaatgttaaataaaatttttgaagtaatttctATACCTTAGGGCCAGACTAACCCAAATCTAAAAATGATGACTTTTTCACGTTATTACTGCATTGTTTGCAGAATCTTATTCCTCACTGATCCCCATGACATAATCTTGAAatcaaattctttcaaaattatgTTCTATGGCTATGAGAACATGAGTCCCACTCTACTCTTAGTGTGCACCAGACAAGTGTTTTTATGTGCTCCTGCCAAGTTATGATAGTGTGACTTTCATTAGTCTGTCATTTGAAGCAGGGTTCatgactatttttatttttttttaaataaaaaaagtcagatttttaaaatttaaatcaaatttttttgattgttttaaatattcaaaaatttgtagatacttaatttcttttacatttatcAACATAATATGTTTCATACAATACATGAAAAAGatagttattttcatttcatggtagtagttattttttcataataggTATAAGTAGAACAGCTATAATGCaaatgcatgattcaaattaagtttaacaacccccccccccccaccccccccagCTGCAACCACAAATCCATCAACTATAATTACAGTGGTGCaactatttcctagaattataccTTTCGTACTTTGtagaagaaaattttcttaaaatttggcagttttccaTGTTTATCAGTGTAGTCAACAAAAGCTCTAAAACAGATTTAAGTGTTCAGTTGGAATGAAGAAGgcaaaaaaccttgaaaataaagcaatctgaactaatgaatccattcagtttactcttaaaattagaatGAGTTATTCAATACATatgtaagatttataaatatgttagAATGTTTACATAAAATGTGATTTTGGGTACTTTTCTGTTAGCCGGGCGCAAGCAAAATGATTACACCCAATGCCAAGCGATTATTCCCCAAATTGAGGTAGAAATCCGCCAATTTTCTTACAATCCTTGTTGGGCGTATTCACTTGGCGTTGGGAGTAATCATTTGGCGATTTTCACTTGTGCCTGGCTAACGGAAAAGTacctgattttgttttatgctttgctaaagataaggtttccacaatcatgtatgtttttagtgTTAAAATACCATGTTgaataattacttttcttaactttaTTAGTCttggtgtataagaaaaattgcaaatttttatttgttctgaacttattttcgaataaaagcaatattgcaggAGTCCGAAAATCGATACACAcaaaattcattaataaaattaaattaaaggattttaataaattatttttttttaatcacttgatttaaatcaagctgatttaaatcaacaaagtGCTAATTTAGGGGGTGGGGGATGTTTTACCAATTTATTTCCctataatattttgatttttaaggtAATTTGGgtcaaagctctttttttttttttttttgaattacctcttaaaaattttaaaagctccatgtaaaaaattttataagtaaattctggtcataataaaataatttgctttctattgacattattttgagaagtttttaaaagtaatttgagATACTTTAAAATCGGCTTAGCATTTAATTACATACTGTTTGATGTTGCTTACTTCTGGAAAAATAAGATGTTTCTGCCTTAAGCTCACCCTTTGCCCCAGAGGGGTTGTCATCTCCCTACTTTTTATATTCTTTTCACTGACATcctctcactttttttaaattttaaaacaatcatCCTGAATGTTCTTGATCTCTGAAACTAATCTGCAAACATCCCCCAACACATAACTGCCTCTTCCCTTTACCTCAACTGAcatattaattttgtcatttgaGATAAGGGGCAGAAATAAAGCTTTATAAGTTTTGAATGGTATTGTATAAAACTCTTTAAGTATTTTGACTAGTAATTTTATAAGCCAAAAGTTATTGTATGCATTCATAAATTCTTTGTGTAGGATTATAATAGAATCTttaattaaaaatcgagttttgaacaaataaaaatattttctggaagctttaagtaaatttttgaattttcagtatTTGGCTTGATTAAAAAGTGTTACTCAAACCATAAAAAATCACTTGGAAATTATAACCGTTTTTTCAAGGAACTTtctaatataattaaattatgcaGAGGGTGTccacctggagggggggggggctcatggcGCTATATCAGCTTTGTCGGAAACTTAGAACCCACACTTTTGGGGGAACCCCACCTTGGCTCTCAGAGTGAGTGAGTATTATATGTCAACCTTACTTGCATACCTCAACTTTATTTGAATTTAGTTTTATGATTCCTAAATTTTTCATGTGTTCTAATAATTACATGTTCCAAAAAAGGTTAAATGTAGTgctattaaaatttttgtacaaaattatcacaattttcATCTAACTAGCTTCAGATTGCTAACTTAGTTGACCGATGGTAATAACGTATCATTAGTTTTCATTATATTCTGTTCGGTTCAGCGTTATTTTTATACTAGAAAGTCGCttttcaaggtatgacgggtgaatattgcttctacattttaacgaagcaattggctatttggtgatattttaatagttgaaatttttaccctaaatccagtgaattaaccctaaactccaatagatagcgttctttgttgactatttttacgtttcttcattcccctaaaatgagtcttaccagtaaaacagttaagttaccggatccagttcagccctgtaaaaataaagcatttatttccctgcatgtcaattatcaaattattatgccgtggtgcgagtttcattgttgatgacgtcagcgtcaCTCGATCGTTGGCTattgtatatatgaggatttgaAGAGATTTATTTAGAAATCCTATTGGGCAGCTAGGAACGAGGATAGTTCAGTCTTTATTTACTTCGATTGTTTTAGTAGATATAAGTAAGATTGGACTTTTTAGATCTGAGCAaagactttaaattaaaaagatataaataaatctaataacatagaaataagaaaaataaattatttgttttaactcattaacCTATTGTTGGAAAACcaatttttttcccccccaatTCTTCAacctttttaagttttaatctagctttgttttaattattttacttccttttacatagtaaaggaagtattctatacacaaaaaaattccctgaaatttcggcataaatttccattttactcatccctgAATGAAtgtcgagtgttttttttttttttgaccagaaCGCATGTGCATATATGCGTAAGAACGTATGGACaacagaaatatccattttgatgatccccgagttaattacgagtttccTCGCGACAgccatatgtatgtgcgtatgtatcttgcataactcaaaaacgatatgccgtagaaagttgaaatttggtaagcaGACtcttagtgggatctagttgtgcacctaccctttttgttgcatttggatgttccaaaaagGATTTTCTACACCTTTTTGGAGATAAGCAgcgttaatttcaatgcaaacacttggcaatatatcatcAAGAGTTtagtcgtctttttttttttattttgttttagtcTGGCACtcttggcgatatttagagagttatccattAATCATGTTAAAATGTTTGATATTGGGGAAATTTGTCTCggtgaaacgtttttttttgcatcaattcaaactaggggagaaaatatttaaaagtgcttacttgtttttttttagttattaaaaaaacaggcattatttaaaatatttaaaaagaagtaatgtggtgtccacatcagattttttggaaatgtaaTCTCGTTCATTTATTTTGCAGGGAAAATATATTACTACTGGTCTATGGTCTGTTTCTCGACATCCCAATTATCTAGGAGAAATTCTTTTGTGGTTTGGTTTGTACTTTTCAGCCAGCTCTACCTTCAGAGGAAAAGAAATGTTGACAGTTTTATGTCCCGTTTTTGACATGTTCCTCATAACTAGAATCAGTGGAATACCAATTTTGGAAAAACACGGACTTCAAAAATGGGGCAATGACCCTAAATATATCAGCTATGTTAAAGATACTTCCATATTAATACCATACCTATGGTAGCATAAGAAGGTACGTTTTGtagaattttatattttgttaataatttattctgatgttgaaatattttttacttactacagattcatctttaaaaaaaaattcaatcttgTACATATGGAAAGCCAAAAAAGAAGTAGGGTACCGTTTCTTTGGATTAGCTGCCCACAAGAATAACTGATTCTACTTAATCATGATCATGTTTTCATTTGAATAGTTTTTGAACTCTAATATAAAGTAGGCCAGTtatgttttgtaaaaattgtGTTACATGTGAAGTGCtgtgaatttttgcaaaatttatccCAATTATTCAAGTTAAAACATAATTTAGTTATAGCAGAATAACAAGATGTCTAGTTACAACTACATTGAATATTCTGTTAAAtctatcatgtttttttttttttttgggggggggggggattgtgttATTAATTATTGTTGTTCTTCTACTAGACATTTTTGTTCTCAATT
Proteins encoded:
- the LOC129230080 gene encoding uncharacterized protein LOC129230080, with amino-acid sequence MSYSMGTIIGRMFDFNSPLLELAVYDFAIQYAVFIVSAFLKTEIFYDLTGSITFIVLSHMCISWNPERSLRQMIQSGMILTWAVRLGTFLFIRVIKSGKDRRFDKVRENPKRFFVYWTLQGMWIFITLLPTMMLLSRPDYSPFTIRDYLGFGLWAFGFTFEVVADFQKSVFCNIPENKGKYITTGLWSVSRHPNYLGEILLWFGLYFSASSTFRGKEMLTVLCPVFDMFLITRISGIPILEKHGLQKWGNDPKYISYVKDTSILIPYLW